Genomic DNA from Treponema pectinovorum:
TTGTAGGTAAAGCAAAAAAATCTGCCGATGCGAAATATGCCGCTCATTTGGGCGCGGACGGCGCATCGTTATCCGCCGGCACAAAAACTAAGCCGGTATATATCGACGGCAACGGGATTCCGAAACCGTGTGAAAATATTGACGCTGCAAACGCAGCCCTTGCTATGTATGCACAACGAATCGGCACACCACAAGCACATCCGGCAATCGGTTCCGCAAACACGCCAATTTTTATTAACGCTGATGGTATGACGACCACCTGCTCAGAGATACACACAACACTCGCCAATGCGGGCAGTGCCGGTATACCGGTATACACGCAGGGCAGTATTCTCCGAGAGTGTGCAAATTTTGGTATTTGTACGACTGCGACAAATACGATGGATAAAACGGTTACAATCAATGGTTTTGTAAAAAAAAGCCGGCGCACATATTTATATCAAATTTAATAACGATGGCGGAGGGTGTTCGCGGGACTTATAATCTAACGCTCAATGTATACGATGGAAACGCCAGTACCGGTGCCGCGCCGGTGTATGTCGGTAAATTCCAAGGTGGTATAGGCGCGATAAGTGCAGGGTGCACGTACGAGATCCTCTTTGATGGCGAGCATTATGTTATTTTAAATTCTGATATCGTCGTGCAGGAAACGAGCGAGAGAGCGAGCTATATCAAATATGGGAACGGTTTAATTGTACAGTGGGGTTCTTTTGCCCCACAGAATGCTCGCCCGTTTATACCGTTTCCTCTTGCTTTTGCTAATACCAGGTCTTATGGTTTTTCAGCTACTGCGACACATTGGGACGCCAGGCACTCATGATGCCAGAGCTTTGACTGTACTAACAAAAAAATCAATATAATGGGTTGCAATCGGCTTTTAATTGATACTAAAACCCCGTAGCTACCCACATTCCTTCTTCGTCTCGTGATATCACATTGCACCCGCTGTTAGAGAGACTGTTAGCCCAAATTTCGACTTATTTTTGAATAGATTTACAAAAAAGGTGTAACCCATTAAAATTTTGTTACCACACCAAAAAAAATGATTATGCCATGACTGAAATCAGCCTAATTGGAGTTTACAGAATTGTTGATTCTTTTTTCAAGTACTTTGAGGGTAATTTTAGTAGAACATTTTGCAAGAAATTATTATGGAAAACGTGGATTCAAGAGATATCTTTCAATGAAAGATATAATGGCATTGAATATCCACAGATTTTTCATGCAGTTCTCAAACTTAAAGGCATTTCACCGATTCGCAAACGAATATTTGAAGGAACGATATCCCAATTTTCCGAACTATGAGAACTTTTTGAAAGCGACAAACAAATCCTTTCCCATGATGATGCTGTTCGTGAATTCTGTTCTTGCAAAAAACAGGGAAAAATGTGCAGGCGAAACAAATTTCATCGGTTCGACACCTGTCGAAGTCTGCAAAAATAATAAAATCTCACGACATAAAGTCGCAAAGGACTGTGCGTCTCGTGGAAAGTCAACAAAGGGATGGTTTTTCGGCTTTAAGCTGCACGGAGTCTGCACCGCAGACATGATTGTCGAGTCTCTTACTTTTACAACAGATTCCGTTCATGACAGTAAAATGGCTCAAAAACTTACGAAAGACATAATCGGAAAGGCTTTTGCGGATGCAGGGTATCAGCTCAAGCCGGAAGTTCTTTCAGAAATGGCCGAAGATGTGTTTTTATGCATAATGCACCCGGAAAGAATATGAACAGACTTATTTCAAAAGAGCAATTGGACTGCCTCGAGCAGAGGAACATTATAGAAACTGTCTGGAGTGTAATGAAAGGTCGTTTCGAGCTTGTCTATACTAAAGCAAGAACTCTAAAGGGCATGTTCAGGCATTTCTTTTACAGCATTGCAGCTTTTTTGATTTCTCAATCAGCTTGTAGACAAAAACTCTTCATTCCTGATTAAAACTCGAATTTTGGGGTGTTATAATAGTGCCAGCCATCGCTTGTCGAGTTGCTGCGTGCGACAATGAAGTTAAAATAAACACAAGTATTCGAAAACGCCATTGCAAAGTTAACGCGAGTGTTATTTGCATATTTTTTCCTCCACTGTACAATTAAACCGTTCCTTAAAATCATGACCACATAAAATGATTATAGAGGTGCTATATGATTTATGGGTATATTCGCGTATCGACAAGTGGGCAAACGACAGAAAATCAAAAGCTTGCTATCAAGGGTTATTGCAAAAAAATGAAACTCACTCCTGTGCATTGGATCGAGGGAACGATAAGCGGACTGAAAAATCCTGAAAGAAGAAAATTGGGCGAATTATTAAAAAACGTACAACCGAATGATACAATCATCATGACGGAACTGTCGAGACTCGGTAGATCATTGGTAATAATTCTTAATGTATTACAAAATTTGTAGGAAAGGAAGGTACGCGTCGTTACGATAAAAGAAGGATTTGAACTTGTCGATAATTTACAATCGAAAGTCCTTGCGTTCGCTTTCGGTTTATCAGCCGAAATTGAACGTTCATTATTGTCGGAACGCACAAAACAGGGATTAGCACGAGCTCGGAAGGCAGGAAAACAATTTTGTCGCAGAAAGTGGCAAAAACCGTAGTATTATAAGCTAACTCCTTATCGATATAAAATAAAGCGAGCTTTAAGAGCCGGCAGGAGCAAGTTATCTATTTCAAAAGAGTTTCGTGTTACGTGGGGAACACTCGACAGATTTATACACGAACATCTCGATGATAAATTACCACCAGCGCTAATAGAGCGTCCGCAAAAACACGGTCACCCGACAATAAGAGAAAAGGAATATTTTATGAGAAATTCATAAAGGTTTTAACGGCAAATTATCCGATTTTTTATAGCCATTGCTTATAAAAATTCAATGTTTCAACTGTCTGTAAAAATGTCATTATTTATTACAATTATGTACTCAAATATGGTTATAAATAATAACAAAAAAGAAGGGCGGTTCTTATATCTTGAGTTACAGTGTCATGTAAATCTCGGCTGATTCTCTTTCGCTCATCTTCCTGAACTTGAATTATTGCCTTTGCTTTCTGTCTTTCTTCCTTGTTCTTTTTTTCAAGCTGCCTGTTTTTTTCATTTTTTTTAATATAAAGCAAAAGTATGATTACAAAAGAAACGCAGAGAATCGAAATTATCGCAAGAAGTTCTATAAAATGGAAAACCGCAATCTTTGCCTCTGCCGAATAAAAATCCATCAGATAAAACCGCCTTTATGAAAGTTTTTTTAGCAGCATCTCTTTGTTTTTGCAGCCGATTTTGTCGTAAATGACGCTCAAGTAATTTTCAAGCGTGGAAACTTTTATTTCGAGGAACTGTGCAATCTCATAGTTTGAACGCCCGTCTTGAATTAACTTTACAATCTGCTTTTCTCGTTTCGTGAGTATGGAAAAAATACTCTGTGTATTCAAAAGGCTTGTAACCAAATCCGGCTGGATGAAAGTTTTTCCCTCAGCAACGGCATTCACCGCGTCCAGCAGAAGTTTTTCATCGCTGAGTTTTGAGACAAATCCTCTTGCGCCGACTTCATCGCTCATTGCGCGTTCAATGCAAGCTCCTGTGTCGTGGCTGGAAAAAATAACGCTTTGGATTCCGTAATGGCGAAGAAGGCGAACCGCTTCGAATCCATTTGAAAGCCTTTCGTCTTTGCCTTTTATCTGAATGTCAACAACTGCGAGCGTATAATTTTCTTCATCGTCAGAATCTGGATATTTTGTCGCAGATTGAAAAACTCGCTCAGAATTATCGGCAATATTTTGAACTCTGTCTCCATCAGTTTTGTTTAACATGTAAGGATTTTCTTTGATTTTTTTGATGATGTTAGGAATCTCATCAAGACTTTCTGCTTCTGCAATCACATTCCACTTGGAATTTTCAGTAAAATATGCAGAAATTCCTTTTCTAAGCATTTTGTGGTCATCAATAAGAATCAAGTTTTTCATGAATCCCATTATAGCACAAAAAAATCAGGTCCAAATAGTGCATAATATACGAAAGTCGTCTACCAGACCAATTCTAATAAAAAAAGCCCATACTTTCTGTTTTTGCAAAAGAATGGGCTTTCTTTTAATTTTTTTTGATTTGATTTTTAACTTAATCAATATTTTGATTCTGCGTATCCAATCCAGCCTTCGTTTTCTACAAGTGCTTTTTCAAATCCTTCCAGTTTAAATGGATAACTTTTTGAAAGAGAACCTGCAATCAATTTTACCTTCCAGGTTCCGTCTTCTTTTTGTTCAATTTTGCATTCAGTTTCTTTGTTTGCAAAGGTTCGGAACATATCGTCGATGTCTTTTTTTGACATATCCAAGGCCAAAAGTCCACAGTTGTACATATTCTGCCTAAAAATTCTTGCAAAGTTTTGAGCGATTACAACATAAATATCGTTAACTTCCAACGCCCAAGGAGCGTGTTCACGGCTTGATCCACAACCAAAATTTTCTCGTGTGATGATGACCTTTTTTCCTGGTAAATCCCTTTTTGCATCGAATCCTTCCAATTTAAGATCTTCAAGGCAATAAGGTTTTAGTGCCTGCTTTGAAATTTCTGTAAGATATTTCGCAGGAATAATTTCGTCAGTGTTTATATCTGAGCGATCCAAAAAAAGTACTGGTCCACCGAATGCTTTCATATATTTTCCCCTTTTCGCCAATCAAGAAATTTCAATTCCTCTGATTGTTATTTTATCCTTTGTAAAGCTCAGAATTTGTTATAGTTCCTGCGATTGCAGTTGCAGCCGCAGAAGCAGGGCTCATAAGATGAACCATTCCGCCTTTTCCCATGCGTCCGTTAAAATTACGATTTGTCGTTGAAGCACAAACTTCTCCTTCTGCAAGAACTCCGTTTGACATTCCAAGGCACGCACCGCAAGTAGGATTTGTAACGCAAAAACCTGCCTGCATAAAAATGTCTATAATTCCTTCTTCAAGAGCCATCTTATAGATTTTTGGAGTTGCCGGAGAAACTATACCTCTTACTCCGTCTGCAAGTTTATGGCCTTTTAAAACTTTTGCTGCAATTCTTAAATCTGAGATTCGTCCGTTTGTACAAGAACCGATGTAAATCTGGTCTACTTTTGTACCTTTCATTTCAGAGATGGTTCTTATTTCGTCCGGTTTATAATTTATAGTGCATACAGGCTCAAGATTTGAGAGGTCTTCTGTTATCACTTTTTCGTATTCACAATCGTCGTCATCTCGCCATTTTTTATATGCTTCTACTGCTGCATCTTTCGTCTCGTACTCGTCTTTTATAAAGTTCCAGAGGTAGTCAACGGTTTTTTCATCTGGAAAACAGATTCCGCTTGTTCCTC
This window encodes:
- a CDS encoding transposase, with product MLILFSSTLRVILVEHFARNYYGKRGFKRYLSMKDIMALNIHRFFMQFSNLKAFHRFANEYLKERYPNFPNYENFLKATNKSFPMMMLFVNSVLAKNREKCAGETNFIGSTPVEVCKNNKISRHKVAKDCASRGKSTKGWFFGFKLHGVCTADMIVESLTFTTDSVHDSKMAQKLTKDIIGKAFADAGYQLKPEVLSEMAEDVFLCIMHPERI
- a CDS encoding gp53-like domain-containing protein; translation: MILRNGLIVQWRKKYANNTRVNFAMAFSNTCVYFNFIVARSNSTSDGWHYYNTPKFEF
- a CDS encoding histidine kinase, with the translated sequence MDFYSAEAKIAVFHFIELLAIISILCVSFVIILLLYIKKNEKNRQLEKKNKEERQKAKAIIQVQEDERKRISRDLHDTVTQDIRTALLFCYYL
- a CDS encoding response regulator transcription factor, producing MKNLILIDDHKMLRKGISAYFTENSKWNVIAEAESLDEIPNIIKKIKENPYMLNKTDGDRVQNIADNSERVFQSATKYPDSDDEENYTLAVVDIQIKGKDERLSNGFEAVRLLRHYGIQSVIFSSHDTGACIERAMSDEVGARGFVSKLSDEKLLLDAVNAVAEGKTFIQPDLVTSLLNTQSIFSILTKREKQIVKLIQDGRSNYEIAQFLEIKVSTLENYLSVIYDKIGCKNKEMLLKKLS
- a CDS encoding 3-isopropylmalate dehydratase small subunit, which codes for MKAFGGPVLFLDRSDINTDEIIPAKYLTEISKQALKPYCLEDLKLEGFDAKRDLPGKKVIITRENFGCGSSREHAPWALEVNDIYVVIAQNFARIFRQNMYNCGLLALDMSKKDIDDMFRTFANKETECKIEQKEDGTWKVKLIAGSLSKSYPFKLEGFEKALVENEGWIGYAESKY